From a region of the Myxococcus guangdongensis genome:
- a CDS encoding contractile injection system tape measure protein: MTGSRHHLRKQTLRVTLESEEQALALQPRLSDFNRRRLLAIIEKVFDAVDVPGLHLRIDRLDVDLGTVPFDDFEQVVEERLTLRLHEAAEQAVQKRRSSTREEDRPRTEEALRLELMEHYLLHGTLPFWAPHGVAFSFGALFAELARSSPAALVRLVGKHATLGRVLDRLVLQLDQRQLEQLVMLLEPKHAALLIDYIVSLQALHRIEPVLPLSDRALSRLLWSLTLTYLVKDAGSQFNRKSALKLLLEGVSESQGLDYPELLTTLDSGLEQVRKRHPVLASLSSVIGELVRELPLPEVEEVEAPVLDEELATTESASARYELAEALRYYLRHGELPWGTLVRMPELTAERVVATLPELPRSLQRRVLGWEQSGGSLTRLVRAVRRIPEEVLSKLLVRLMPRPGDEGSPLRSALPVFAARAEDKPLFFARLLATLLDGKSVDLEELAATRVSGVVEDRGTRDSDLSQWEAHALKSALVSRLRFRGKTGPTVEELLGALLTSFPEDSRHFLLALRDTEDLRTALVDRSGAEVLGRAMDLLRPRESRSMRALLHAMRELPERVLPGGIEGARQTVLHELLLLGETAPLSRSTVSRLLRRLFGTEMTLEAQGFLSRVIEEWGASGGVLQKHAEVFLSVLEQIRVRGRAGDVDGSRMDAVGHADEHTSSRPTREGPRDGVRPGSIALGAVPLRQGQDGAAFNRGVPTPHGQDAADRGLGHDLDSRERAGRSRSDPASLAPDEASLLHDDSDPHERVETSRSSSDETSRAQDRATLSHNRSDSDDQGESLVPRSEAASRAQDRATPSHNRSDSDDQGESLVPRGEAASRIQDGTPLGHDGSGSHERAVSSRSHGGAAPGARDETASGHDHSQSHERTETPRDRSDSDSLAQGAAHLLHDGSGLHERVATSRSHRDAASRVQDGVPLSHGGSGSQEQAEKLLRRTDSVPRAHDEAPFGHDDSGSREQASTSLSRSSSVPRAYDEAPFDHDSGSREQASTSLGRSSSVPRAYDEAPFDHDSGSHEQASASLGRSSSVPRAHDEAPFDHDDSGSREHAATSLGRSNPVSRARYEVPLSHDSGSHEQAETFLDRGDSTSRTRTEARLVHSDSFPSVRDEAPPDHDSGSHEQAQTPHSRRDSVSRTRTEALFGHGDSVAAPFSNDDIKRHAQREDRLNHGDLDMRGSDSAPLRIDTRDAVHSGSRSTPALASDATPPTGRRTDAPPPAEHLAHSDTDFIAAPVKHPRHERDALRARDARSPDSASSRDTSSRTEPATHLRPIATPLSAPQSPSASAPLRTHDSPEAREALFAFLLAESADRYAGLSDDALLRLLQSLLDESPDVLHGFIRRHVHRRHLQEHWARTLPDPLLARISAVLAPRLHAALLSTVEILIAAWQDVAPSDAPSLTERSAFWRFILELLGKRPGGNLGLEQLISAFLEHFSTRLRGAHPTHRDSRGVAERLLERAIELAHHESSPRLASVLQQRRATFLAAWTTPPRPRPTTRPSRQRTSFQLGADPHGDHDGNPIYIDNAGLILTSPFLPHLFRELGLTHVDDQGKTRLDPEPAMRAVHLLQYLVDGRTSAPEPLLVLNKILCGLPVPTPIPSGIEMTEQEQSLCDRLLKALIAHWTILSGTSVAGLRETFLQREGRLEQLEDRWKLQVQRKTLDVLVDQVPWSLSILTHPWMPQPLYVSW; the protein is encoded by the coding sequence ATGACGGGCTCCCGGCATCATCTTCGGAAGCAGACGCTGCGGGTGACGCTGGAGTCGGAGGAGCAGGCGCTGGCGCTCCAGCCTCGGCTGAGTGACTTCAACCGGCGTCGGTTGCTCGCCATCATCGAGAAGGTGTTCGACGCGGTGGATGTCCCTGGGCTGCATCTGCGCATCGACCGGCTCGACGTGGACCTGGGGACGGTGCCGTTCGACGACTTCGAGCAGGTGGTGGAGGAGCGGCTCACCTTGCGGCTCCACGAGGCCGCGGAGCAGGCGGTGCAGAAGCGGCGTTCGTCGACGCGGGAGGAGGACCGGCCTCGGACCGAGGAGGCGCTTCGACTGGAGTTGATGGAGCACTACCTGTTGCATGGCACCCTGCCGTTCTGGGCGCCGCATGGCGTGGCGTTCTCGTTCGGCGCGCTCTTCGCCGAGCTCGCTCGGAGCTCTCCGGCCGCGCTGGTGCGACTGGTGGGCAAGCACGCCACGCTGGGACGGGTGCTGGACCGGCTGGTGCTCCAGCTCGACCAGCGGCAGTTGGAGCAGCTCGTGATGCTCCTGGAGCCGAAGCACGCGGCGCTGCTCATCGACTACATCGTCAGCCTCCAGGCGCTCCATCGCATCGAGCCGGTGCTCCCGCTGAGTGACCGGGCGCTGTCACGGCTGCTCTGGTCGCTGACGCTGACGTATCTGGTGAAGGACGCGGGTTCCCAGTTCAACCGCAAGAGCGCGTTGAAGCTGCTGCTCGAGGGCGTCTCGGAGAGCCAGGGTCTGGACTATCCGGAGCTGCTGACGACTCTGGACTCGGGATTGGAGCAGGTGCGGAAGCGGCACCCGGTGCTGGCGTCGCTGTCCTCCGTCATCGGGGAGCTGGTGCGCGAGCTGCCTCTTCCCGAGGTCGAGGAGGTCGAGGCTCCGGTCCTCGATGAGGAGCTGGCGACCACGGAGTCGGCGTCGGCGCGGTATGAGCTGGCGGAGGCGCTTCGGTACTACCTCCGGCATGGGGAGCTGCCGTGGGGAACGCTCGTGCGCATGCCGGAGCTGACGGCGGAGCGGGTCGTGGCGACGCTGCCGGAGCTGCCTCGTTCGTTGCAACGGCGGGTGCTCGGTTGGGAGCAGTCGGGTGGCTCGCTGACGCGGCTGGTCCGGGCGGTGCGGCGGATTCCCGAGGAGGTGCTGTCGAAGCTGCTCGTGCGGTTGATGCCGCGACCTGGGGATGAGGGGAGCCCGCTGCGCTCGGCGCTCCCCGTTTTCGCGGCGCGGGCCGAGGACAAGCCGCTGTTCTTCGCGCGACTGCTCGCGACGCTGCTCGATGGGAAGTCGGTGGATTTGGAGGAGCTCGCGGCGACGCGGGTTTCGGGGGTCGTGGAGGACCGGGGGACGCGTGACTCGGATTTGTCCCAGTGGGAGGCGCATGCGCTCAAGTCCGCGTTGGTAAGTCGACTTCGTTTCAGGGGGAAGACAGGGCCGACGGTGGAGGAGTTGCTCGGCGCGCTGTTGACGTCGTTTCCCGAGGACAGTCGGCACTTCCTCCTGGCGCTGCGAGACACGGAGGACTTGCGGACAGCGCTGGTCGACCGGAGCGGAGCGGAGGTTCTCGGCAGGGCGATGGACTTGCTGCGTCCGCGCGAGTCCCGGTCGATGAGGGCGTTGCTCCATGCGATGAGGGAGCTTCCGGAGCGGGTGCTGCCCGGCGGCATCGAGGGCGCACGGCAGACGGTGCTCCATGAGTTGCTGTTGCTGGGGGAGACGGCGCCGCTCTCCCGGAGCACCGTGAGCCGACTGCTGCGGAGACTGTTCGGGACGGAGATGACCCTGGAGGCCCAGGGGTTCTTGTCTCGGGTCATCGAGGAGTGGGGAGCATCGGGAGGCGTGCTCCAGAAACATGCGGAGGTCTTCCTCTCCGTGCTCGAACAGATTCGTGTTCGAGGTCGCGCGGGAGACGTTGACGGCTCGCGCATGGACGCAGTGGGCCACGCTGATGAGCACACGAGTTCGCGTCCGACGCGGGAGGGTCCGCGTGATGGAGTGAGACCGGGCTCTATTGCACTCGGTGCGGTTCCGCTTCGGCAGGGACAAGACGGAGCAGCCTTCAACCGAGGAGTCCCCACTCCGCACGGACAAGACGCAGCGGACCGTGGCCTCGGCCACGATCTCGATTCGCGTGAACGAGCAGGGAGGTCTCGCAGCGACCCAGCGTCCCTCGCGCCAGACGAGGCATCCCTCCTCCATGACGACTCAGACCCGCACGAACGAGTAGAGACGTCCCGTAGCAGCAGCGATGAAACTTCGCGTGCTCAAGACAGGGCAACTCTCAGCCACAACCGTTCCGACTCGGACGACCAAGGCGAGAGCCTCGTCCCTCGAAGCGAGGCAGCATCGCGTGCTCAAGACAGGGCAACTCCCAGCCACAACCGTTCCGACTCGGACGACCAAGGCGAGAGCCTCGTCCCACGAGGCGAGGCAGCTTCGCGCATCCAAGACGGGACACCTCTCGGCCATGACGGCTCCGGCTCGCACGAACGCGCAGTGTCGTCCCGCAGCCACGGAGGTGCAGCTCCAGGTGCACGAGACGAAACAGCCTCCGGCCATGACCATTCTCAATCGCACGAACGGACCGAGACACCTCGCGACCGCAGCGACTCAGACTCTCTCGCGCAGGGCGCGGCACACCTCCTCCATGACGGTTCAGGCCTGCACGAACGAGTAGCGACGTCCCGCAGCCACAGAGATGCAGCTTCGCGTGTACAAGACGGGGTACCTCTCAGCCATGGTGGTTCCGGATCGCAGGAACAAGCCGAGAAGCTCCTCCGCCGCACCGATTCAGTTCCGCGTGCACACGACGAGGCACCTTTCGGCCACGACGACTCCGGCTCGCGCGAACAAGCCTCAACGTCTCTCAGCCGCAGCAGCTCAGTTCCGCGTGCATACGACGAGGCACCTTTCGACCACGACTCCGGCTCGCGCGAACAAGCCTCAACGTCTCTCGGCCGCAGCAGCTCAGTTCCGCGTGCATACGACGAGGCACCTTTCGACCACGACTCCGGCTCGCATGAACAAGCCTCAGCTTCTCTCGGCCGCAGCAGCTCAGTTCCGCGTGCACACGACGAGGCACCTTTCGACCACGACGACTCCGGCTCGCGCGAACATGCCGCGACGTCTCTCGGTCGCAGCAACCCGGTTTCGCGTGCGCGTTACGAGGTACCTCTCAGCCACGACTCCGGCTCACACGAACAAGCCGAGACGTTCCTCGATCGCGGCGACTCGACCTCGCGCACGCGGACTGAAGCGCGTCTCGTTCACAGCGACTCATTTCCGAGTGTGCGAGACGAGGCACCTCCAGACCACGACTCCGGCTCGCACGAACAAGCTCAGACCCCCCACAGCCGCAGAGACTCGGTCTCGCGTACACGGACTGAAGCACTCTTCGGTCACGGCGACTCAGTCGCGGCGCCCTTCAGCAACGACGACATTAAGCGGCACGCACAAAGAGAGGACCGCCTCAACCACGGCGACCTCGATATGCGCGGGAGCGACTCGGCACCTCTCCGCATCGACACGAGAGATGCCGTGCATTCCGGCTCCAGGAGCACGCCCGCGCTCGCAAGCGATGCGACACCTCCGACGGGTCGCCGCACGGATGCACCGCCTCCCGCGGAACACCTCGCACACAGCGACACGGACTTCATCGCGGCGCCAGTGAAACACCCGCGCCACGAACGTGACGCCCTTCGAGCAAGAGACGCACGGTCCCCCGACAGCGCCTCCTCACGTGACACCTCTTCGCGCACAGAGCCAGCCACCCACCTTCGCCCCATCGCCACCCCGCTCAGCGCCCCACAAAGCCCCTCCGCCTCCGCGCCCCTCCGCACGCACGACAGTCCGGAAGCACGCGAAGCCCTCTTCGCCTTCCTCCTCGCGGAGAGCGCGGACCGCTACGCGGGGCTCTCCGACGATGCCCTGCTCCGCCTGCTCCAGTCGCTCCTCGACGAATCCCCGGACGTGCTCCACGGCTTCATCCGCCGTCACGTGCACCGCCGCCACCTCCAGGAGCACTGGGCCCGCACCCTCCCCGACCCGCTCCTCGCGCGCATCTCCGCGGTGCTCGCGCCCCGTCTCCACGCAGCGCTCCTGTCCACCGTCGAAATCCTCATCGCCGCCTGGCAGGACGTCGCCCCCTCCGACGCGCCCTCCCTCACGGAGCGCTCCGCGTTCTGGCGCTTCATCCTGGAGCTGCTCGGGAAAAGGCCCGGAGGAAACCTCGGACTCGAACAGCTCATCTCCGCGTTCCTCGAGCACTTCTCCACCCGCCTGCGCGGCGCCCACCCCACGCACCGGGACTCACGCGGCGTCGCCGAGCGACTCCTGGAGCGCGCCATCGAACTGGCCCACCACGAGTCCAGCCCCCGCCTGGCCTCCGTGCTCCAACAGCGACGCGCCACCTTCCTCGCCGCCTGGACCACTCCACCCCGACCGCGCCCCACCACCCGGCCCTCGCGTCAGCGCACCTCCTTCCAGCTCGGCGCGGACCCGCACGGCGACCACGACGGCAATCCCATCTACATCGACAACGCGGGCCTCATCCTCACCAGCCCCTTCCTGCCCCACCTCTTCCGCGAGCTGGGCCTCACGCACGTGGATGACCAGGGCAAGACACGCCTGGACCCCGAGCCCGCCATGCGCGCCGTGCACCTGCTCCAGTACCTCGTCGACGGCCGCACCTCCGCGCCCGAGCCCCTGCTCGTCCTCAACAAGATTCTCTGCGGCCTTCCCGTCCCCACCCCCATCCCCAGCGGCATCGAGATGACCGAACAGGAGCAGTCCCTCTGCGACCGGCTCCTCAAGGCCCTCATCGCCCACTGGACCATCCTCTCCGGCACCTCCGTCGCCGGCCTGCGCGAGACCTTCCTCCAACGCGAAGGACGCCTCGAACAACTCGAGGACCGCTGGAAGCTCCAGGTGCAACGCAAGACGCTCGACGTGCTCGTCGACCAGGTCCCCTGGAGCCTCTCCATCCTCACCCACCCGTGGATGCCCCAACCCCTCTACGTCTCCTGGTAG